From a region of the Campylobacter sp. genome:
- a CDS encoding SDR family oxidoreductase, which yields MKRLEGKTAVITGGSDGIGLGIAKCFAEEGANLILLGRSEEKLKIAQENLGGYGVKAYAIEADLAQSKTIKGLCERILAQSPKIDILVNNAGLGKFVPFEATDEALLDAHLNLNIKAPYLLTQGLLGALAASKGCVINISSYFANRMLVGRTTTAYSITKGALNSFTKSLAFEVGKLGIRVNTIAPGSVLTPQFERNLSALSPQGREAFEQMVQNIYPLGKIGSAQDIGEAAVFLASDAAKWVSGAIFAIDGGLTTN from the coding sequence ATGAAACGATTAGAGGGCAAAACCGCCGTAATCACTGGTGGAAGCGACGGAATAGGGCTTGGCATCGCAAAGTGTTTTGCCGAAGAGGGCGCAAATTTGATCCTGCTCGGCAGAAGCGAGGAGAAATTAAAAATCGCACAGGAGAACCTAGGCGGTTATGGCGTGAAAGCTTACGCGATAGAGGCGGATTTGGCGCAAAGCAAAACGATAAAAGGCCTTTGCGAGCGCATTTTAGCGCAATCTCCTAAGATAGATATCCTTGTAAATAACGCCGGGTTGGGAAAATTCGTACCGTTTGAGGCGACCGACGAAGCGCTGCTGGACGCTCATCTAAACCTAAACATCAAAGCGCCCTATCTGCTTACTCAGGGGCTTTTGGGCGCGCTTGCGGCTAGCAAGGGTTGCGTGATCAATATCTCGTCGTATTTTGCGAACCGAATGCTCGTAGGGCGCACCACGACGGCATACTCGATCACCAAAGGCGCGCTAAATTCTTTCACCAAATCGCTTGCCTTCGAGGTCGGCAAACTAGGCATTCGCGTCAATACCATAGCGCCCGGAAGCGTGCTGACGCCGCAGTTTGAGCGAAATTTAAGCGCGCTTAGCCCGCAGGGGCGCGAGGCGTTCGAGCAGATGGTGCAAAATATCTATCCGCTCGGCAAAATTGGCAGCGCGCAGGACATCGGCGAGGCGGCGGTGTTTTTGGCGTCGGATGCGGCGAAATGGGTCAGCGGCGCGATATTTGCGATAGACGGCGGGCTTACGACGAATTAG
- a CDS encoding Mur ligase family protein: MNIIFLIVHAAFVLMLGFYLITCLQWFSYKPARIIFHFTKPAWHLYFLILPLATYFGCEIAASLCAAKFGTAPLYALHAAKILIVAAYALALYFWQRGLDKKLVFTPRVKRFFAILTLCAFGFSVAFYAAGGPILPIFLPLGAGLAASFTYERAQAAKFKADARKKLAQVPSLTIIQITASYGKTSIKNFLYQILKNDFRCYKTPRSVNTLAGLVRDVNEALPADTQIYIAEAGARLSGDIAEITEFLAPQIVVVGEIGAQHIEYFKSIENIRKTKLEALTSARLKHAFLHSSTQKSPSERVTIYDEGLEIHGADLDGIKFSLSLSENKSGASGENSVPHAGISAAGDEEQGDLSLNASSAACAEKDKNSKNYGADFDDANSVSCAEQSEREFYEQAARAASDDKICSDREQGSQEAPNEHKILNGRSEQGKRHEFFAPILGKFNAANLAACIKIARFLGLSTDKIKSRVAHVGAVEHRLARLDAGGKIIIDDSFNGNLSGMLQSYELMRSYGGRKVIITPGIVESTREDNETLAAKIDEIFDLAIITGELNSEVLQSKIGPAKTIVLKDKRDLQRVLSENTHSGDLILFSNDAPSFI, encoded by the coding sequence ATGAATATAATATTTTTGATCGTGCACGCGGCATTCGTCCTGATGCTCGGCTTTTATCTGATCACCTGCCTGCAGTGGTTTTCGTATAAGCCCGCGCGCATCATCTTTCACTTCACCAAGCCCGCGTGGCACCTCTATTTTTTGATTTTGCCGCTGGCGACGTATTTTGGCTGCGAGATCGCGGCGAGCCTCTGTGCGGCTAAATTCGGCACCGCGCCCCTCTATGCTCTGCACGCCGCTAAAATTTTAATCGTCGCGGCCTATGCGCTAGCGCTTTATTTTTGGCAAAGAGGGCTTGATAAAAAGCTCGTCTTTACGCCGCGCGTGAAGCGATTTTTTGCGATTTTGACACTCTGTGCGTTTGGCTTTAGCGTCGCGTTTTATGCCGCGGGGGGGCCGATTTTGCCGATCTTTTTACCGCTTGGCGCGGGCCTTGCGGCGAGCTTTACTTACGAGCGGGCGCAGGCTGCGAAATTTAAGGCCGATGCACGCAAAAAACTAGCCCAGGTGCCCTCTCTTACGATCATTCAGATCACTGCGAGCTACGGCAAGACGAGCATTAAAAACTTCTTGTATCAAATTTTAAAAAATGACTTTCGCTGCTACAAGACGCCGCGCTCGGTAAACACGCTGGCAGGGCTCGTGCGCGACGTAAACGAGGCGCTGCCCGCAGATACGCAGATCTACATCGCCGAGGCAGGCGCCAGGCTAAGCGGCGACATCGCCGAGATCACCGAGTTTTTGGCGCCGCAGATCGTCGTCGTGGGCGAGATCGGCGCGCAACACATCGAGTATTTCAAAAGCATCGAAAACATCCGCAAAACCAAGCTCGAAGCGCTCACAAGCGCGCGGCTAAAGCATGCGTTTTTGCACAGCTCCACGCAAAAAAGCCCGAGCGAGCGCGTCACAATCTATGACGAGGGGCTGGAAATTCACGGCGCGGATCTGGACGGAATAAAATTTAGCCTTAGCTTGAGCGAGAACAAAAGCGGTGCGAGCGGCGAAAATTCCGTGCCGCACGCAGGAATATCCGCCGCAGGAGACGAAGAGCAGGGCGATTTAAGCCTAAATGCAAGTAGTGCGGCATGCGCGGAAAAAGACAAAAATTCTAAAAATTACGGCGCCGATTTTGACGATGCAAATTCCGTATCCTGCGCCGAACAAAGCGAGCGAGAATTTTACGAACAAGCCGCCCGCGCTGCTAGCGACGATAAAATTTGCAGCGACAGAGAGCAAGGCTCGCAAGAAGCTCCAAACGAGCATAAAATTTTAAACGGGCGTAGCGAACAAGGAAAGAGGCATGAGTTTTTCGCGCCGATTTTGGGTAAATTTAACGCCGCAAATCTCGCCGCGTGTATAAAGATCGCGCGATTTTTAGGGCTTAGCACTGATAAGATCAAAAGCCGCGTCGCACACGTCGGCGCCGTCGAGCACCGCCTTGCGCGGCTCGATGCGGGCGGCAAGATCATCATCGACGATAGCTTCAACGGCAATCTAAGCGGCATGCTGCAAAGCTACGAGCTGATGCGAAGCTACGGCGGGCGCAAGGTCATCATCACGCCGGGCATCGTCGAGAGCACGCGCGAGGACAACGAGACGCTCGCTGCCAAGATCGATGAAATTTTTGATCTCGCGATCATCACGGGCGAGCTAAATTCCGAGGTGCTGCAAAGCAAGATCGGTCCGGCAAAGACTATTGTTTTGAAAGACAAGCGCGATTTGCAGCGGGTTTTGAGCGAAAATACGCACAGCGGCGATCTGATTTTGTTTTCAAACGACGCGCCGAGCTTCATTTAA
- a CDS encoding type II toxin-antitoxin system Phd/YefM family antitoxin, with translation MINQDEIYTATEIVRNFSTVLNKIKNQEIKKALIVKNNKFEAVMISMSEFERLEKAVELLKAVYAKRSGGGE, from the coding sequence ATGATAAATCAAGACGAAATTTACACCGCTACCGAGATCGTGCGCAACTTCAGCACCGTTTTAAACAAGATCAAAAATCAAGAGATCAAAAAAGCCCTGATCGTCAAAAATAACAAATTTGAAGCCGTAATGATCAGTATGAGCGAGTTTGAGCGGCTCGAAAAAGCAGTCGAGCTACTCAAGGCCGTTTACGCCAAAAGGAGCGGCGGTGGCGAGTAA
- a CDS encoding alpha/beta fold hydrolase, with the protein MASKELVCGGESYKISYEISNLQREQYILILHGWGADKKLMQRAFEGKLKRFAAVFADLPGFGTSSQPAHALNSEDYAEIMRAFIAAFGKQPAAIMGHSFGGKIAALLAPRNLILLSSAGIIEPKPFAVRAKIAIFKILKRLGLAGLWRAFASKDAAGMSKTMYETLKNVVNEDFRDIFSALSPQNALIFWGKDDRATSLKSGELIHLLVKNSKFYPLAGDHFFFLQSADFIGEQIEKELSGS; encoded by the coding sequence GTGGCGAGTAAAGAGCTCGTCTGCGGCGGCGAGAGCTACAAAATCAGCTACGAAATTTCAAACCTGCAGCGCGAGCAATACATCTTGATCCTGCACGGTTGGGGCGCGGATAAAAAGCTTATGCAGCGCGCGTTTGAAGGCAAGCTTAAACGCTTTGCCGCGGTATTTGCGGATCTGCCTGGATTTGGCACTAGCTCGCAGCCCGCACACGCCCTAAATAGCGAGGATTACGCGGAGATTATGCGCGCCTTTATCGCAGCTTTCGGCAAGCAACCCGCAGCTATTATGGGGCATAGCTTCGGCGGCAAGATCGCTGCATTGCTGGCTCCGCGCAATCTCATACTGCTAAGCAGCGCCGGTATCATCGAACCCAAGCCCTTTGCCGTGCGCGCCAAGATCGCGATTTTTAAAATTTTAAAAAGACTTGGTCTGGCTGGGCTTTGGCGTGCGTTTGCGAGCAAGGATGCCGCAGGTATGAGCAAGACGATGTACGAGACGCTAAAAAACGTCGTAAACGAGGACTTCCGCGATATTTTTTCCGCGCTAAGCCCACAAAATGCGCTCATCTTTTGGGGCAAGGACGATCGCGCCACTAGCCTAAAAAGCGGCGAGCTGATCCACTTGCTCGTCAAAAACAGCAAATTTTATCCGCTGGCGGGGGATCACTTTTTCTTTTTGCAGAGCGCAGATTTTATCGGCGAGCAGATCGAAAAGGAGCTTAGCGGCAGCTAA
- the ruvA gene encoding Holliday junction branch migration protein RuvA has protein sequence MIAAIEGIITRKEPTACVIKCASGVSYALSLSLNTSAKLTQGKLTELACVQILREDADSLYGFLDESEKRMFETLIKLSGVGASTAMAVCSTLAPQDFARCVATGDAATLTSVPGIGPKTARRIIAELGDAKLMEFGPSETYKNEAASALQSLGFKRDKINQILAGCSSTNTSDLVKEALKKLA, from the coding sequence ATGATAGCGGCGATCGAAGGAATTATCACGCGCAAGGAGCCCACTGCTTGCGTCATTAAATGCGCTAGCGGCGTAAGCTACGCTCTTTCATTGTCATTAAATACCTCCGCGAAGCTCACGCAGGGCAAGCTGACCGAGCTTGCGTGCGTACAAATTCTGCGCGAGGATGCCGATTCGCTGTATGGGTTTTTAGACGAGAGTGAAAAAAGGATGTTTGAAACTCTAATCAAGCTTAGCGGTGTAGGTGCAAGCACGGCGATGGCGGTTTGTTCGACGCTCGCTCCGCAAGATTTCGCGCGTTGCGTAGCTACGGGGGATGCTGCGACGTTAACTTCAGTTCCGGGTATCGGCCCAAAGACCGCTAGACGGATCATTGCCGAACTAGGCGATGCGAAGCTAATGGAATTCGGTCCTAGCGAGACTTATAAGAACGAAGCGGCGTCCGCGCTACAAAGCCTTGGATTTAAGCGCGATAAGATCAATCAAATCTTAGCGGGATGCAGCAGCACGAATACGTCAGATCTTGTCAAAGAGGCGTTAAAAAAATTAGCGTAG
- a CDS encoding D-alanine--D-alanine ligase yields MKFGIVFGAQSYEHEVSIISAIAVKNALKGWDLEFVFCDKNRKFYRIEDKNMRAAYFKQGGYAKAKELSIGAGGFFESGMFSKSMLEVGTYINLIHGCDGEDGKMAALFEFFGIPYIGPRIEASVLSYNKILTKHLAVIANVKTLPYEIVNRTSLPNFNFPIIVKPAHLGSSIGISIAKNESEFSYALDQAFELDDSAIVEPYWENVKEFNLAGAKIDGKIVFSNIEEPKKSGFLDFDRKYLDFARPQKIEPADIESELAGKMKDAFTKIYEQGFGGALIRCDFFEREGEIYLNEINPNPGSLANYLFDDFAAVLNALASSLPAMQHIPVSYELITKITANK; encoded by the coding sequence ATGAAATTTGGCATAGTTTTTGGAGCTCAGAGCTACGAGCACGAAGTAAGTATCATCTCGGCAATTGCCGTTAAAAATGCCCTAAAAGGCTGGGACTTGGAGTTTGTATTTTGCGATAAAAATCGTAAATTTTACCGCATTGAGGATAAAAATATGCGCGCGGCATATTTTAAGCAGGGCGGCTATGCTAAAGCAAAAGAGCTTAGTATTGGTGCGGGCGGATTTTTTGAGAGTGGAATGTTTAGCAAAAGCATGCTAGAAGTCGGCACATATATCAATCTAATCCATGGCTGCGACGGCGAGGATGGCAAAATGGCAGCGCTATTTGAGTTTTTTGGCATCCCTTATATCGGACCTCGCATCGAAGCTAGCGTGCTAAGCTATAATAAAATTTTAACCAAGCACCTAGCCGTAATCGCAAATGTAAAAACCCTGCCGTATGAGATCGTAAATCGTACTAGTCTGCCTAATTTTAATTTTCCGATCATTGTTAAGCCCGCTCATTTAGGCTCTAGCATCGGAATTTCGATAGCCAAGAACGAAAGCGAGTTTAGCTACGCGCTGGATCAGGCTTTTGAGCTAGACGACAGCGCGATCGTAGAGCCGTACTGGGAAAACGTAAAAGAATTCAATCTCGCAGGCGCTAAAATAGACGGCAAAATCGTATTTTCAAACATCGAAGAGCCGAAAAAATCGGGCTTTTTGGATTTTGATCGCAAATACCTTGATTTTGCACGCCCGCAAAAGATCGAACCTGCCGACATTGAGTCTGAGCTAGCGGGTAAAATGAAGGACGCCTTTACTAAAATTTACGAACAGGGTTTTGGCGGTGCGCTGATCCGCTGCGATTTCTTCGAAAGAGAGGGCGAAATTTATCTAAACGAGATAAATCCGAACCCCGGTAGCCTCGCAAACTACCTATTTGACGACTTTGCGGCGGTGTTAAACGCGCTAGCCTCGTCGCTTCCCGCGATGCAACACATCCCCGTAAGCTACGAGCTGATCACGAAAATCACCGCTAATAAATAG
- a CDS encoding pyridoxamine 5'-phosphate oxidase family protein: MFSKEFLEILNYECAVGIATCAQGEAHISNTWNRYLVIKGDRILIPAAGMKKTQSNVEANPNVELSVATKELAGRFGAGRGFVVKGTARFIDSGAEFEETKAKFPFATRLLEITASSVKQVL, encoded by the coding sequence ATGTTTAGCAAGGAATTTTTGGAGATTTTAAATTATGAATGCGCCGTAGGTATCGCTACCTGCGCGCAGGGCGAGGCTCATATCAGCAATACGTGGAACAGATATCTCGTCATTAAGGGTGATCGCATCCTCATCCCCGCTGCGGGTATGAAAAAGACGCAAAGCAACGTGGAGGCTAATCCGAACGTCGAGCTTAGCGTCGCAACGAAGGAGCTAGCAGGCAGGTTTGGCGCAGGGCGTGGCTTTGTAGTGAAAGGCACGGCGCGCTTTATTGATAGTGGCGCGGAGTTTGAAGAAACGAAGGCGAAATTTCCGTTTGCTACGAGGCTACTTGAAATCACGGCTAGTAGCGTAAAACAGGTGCTGTAA
- a CDS encoding DNA alkylation repair protein, producing MDLREKMLGQLRALSEEKFAQFSQRLIPAPQILGVRTPALRTLARKSFAALGGADEARRELQNYEPIFHEEFVLKGFFIMLLKQDEAKFALASDFIKTMPNWAVCDMFAPKFRGAALADALLKQAKSGVSEFERRFFYVYFMQNMDAISPEEFFEICAAESDGRYYVQMGAAWAIAEMFIKQREITLAFLASKRAAKFIQNKAISKIRDSFRVSKAEKDALLKYKI from the coding sequence ATGGATTTACGAGAAAAGATGCTAGGGCAGCTGCGGGCGCTAAGCGAGGAGAAATTTGCGCAATTTTCGCAGCGTTTAATACCCGCGCCGCAGATTTTGGGCGTACGCACTCCCGCACTGCGCACACTTGCTCGCAAAAGCTTCGCCGCTTTGGGCGGAGCAGATGAGGCGCGGCGCGAGCTGCAAAATTACGAGCCAATTTTTCACGAGGAGTTCGTGCTAAAAGGCTTTTTTATAATGCTTTTGAAGCAGGACGAGGCGAAATTTGCGCTTGCGAGCGATTTTATCAAAACGATGCCTAATTGGGCGGTTTGCGATATGTTCGCTCCGAAATTCAGGGGTGCCGCTCTCGCGGACGCGCTGCTAAAGCAGGCTAAAAGCGGCGTGAGCGAGTTTGAGAGGCGATTTTTCTACGTTTATTTTATGCAAAATATGGACGCGATCTCGCCCGAGGAATTTTTTGAAATTTGCGCCGCCGAAAGCGACGGGCGGTACTACGTGCAGATGGGTGCGGCGTGGGCGATAGCCGAGATGTTTATCAAGCAGCGCGAGATCACGCTTGCGTTTTTGGCGAGCAAGCGGGCGGCTAAATTTATCCAAAACAAGGCGATATCGAAGATCCGCGATAGCTTTCGCGTAAGCAAAGCCGAAAAAGACGCGCTTTTGAAGTATAAAATTTAA
- a CDS encoding BON domain-containing protein produces the protein MRVLFLAILAVFLLSCAALFSSCAAPLAPAGNALSVYDIYSVARDRRSVSEVASDKLIQTKIQSKILFTKGLSSWDLEVECFYGEVYLIGLLDSEAMREPLLALARQTEGVRRVHTYLRVKKPEYPCNSFEIFTNLKKNLFSDTDVSGTAVRVAIVGCDVVFSGVVTDIEHEKHAIWYATHAPGVQDVYSFLRVVKE, from the coding sequence TTGAGGGTTTTGTTTCTAGCGATTTTAGCGGTGTTTTTGCTCTCTTGCGCGGCGCTATTTAGCTCGTGCGCGGCTCCGCTGGCGCCCGCTGGCAACGCGCTTAGCGTATATGACATCTACTCCGTAGCGCGCGACCGCCGCAGCGTGAGCGAGGTCGCTAGCGACAAGCTAATCCAGACTAAAATCCAAAGCAAAATTCTATTTACCAAAGGCCTTAGCAGCTGGGATTTGGAGGTCGAATGCTTCTACGGCGAGGTCTATCTCATCGGGCTTCTGGATAGCGAAGCGATGCGCGAGCCGCTACTTGCTTTAGCTCGGCAAACCGAAGGCGTGCGGCGCGTGCATACCTATCTGCGCGTCAAAAAGCCCGAATATCCGTGCAATTCGTTTGAAATTTTTACAAATTTAAAGAAAAATCTCTTTTCCGACACCGACGTTTCGGGCACTGCGGTGCGCGTGGCGATCGTGGGCTGCGACGTGGTATTCAGCGGCGTAGTAACGGATATCGAGCACGAAAAGCACGCGATCTGGTATGCGACGCACGCGCCCGGGGTGCAGGACGTGTATTCGTTCCTGCGCGTGGTGAAAGAGTAG